In Alligator mississippiensis isolate rAllMis1 chromosome 9, rAllMis1, whole genome shotgun sequence, the genomic stretch AATGGAGAGAAAATGCTCCTGGTTTGGCGGCGCCTCGCCAAAGGGCTGTGCtcggcgggggggaggggagtttcaGGACACCTACCCAGCGTGAATATCTCCCAGAGGAGGATCCCGAAAGACCACACGTCACTCAGGGTCGtgtacaggttgttgaagatgcTCTCAGGCGCCATCCACTTCAAAGGCAAGAAAGTCTGCGAGGAAAACACAAAGTGGGAATGGGTTTGGGCCGCTGGGCAATGACGGCTCGTGTCTGTGCCGCCAGCAGGAGGGGAATGCAGACACCAGCCCCTGACTGCGCTTTTGTGGTATGGACCTCCATCTGTTAGGCTTGGGACGGGCCAGGGCCAGATGGGAGGTGGATACCTGGCCCTGGGGTGAGgaactcctctcctctccccacctcctgtgcTACTCCAACCTGGAGGCCTTGAGACCCACTGGGAGAGGCCTGGCTGAGGGCTGTGCTGCATGCTTTGGACATGGATCCACTTGCGCAAGGGATATCAAAAATAATCCCCAGGAAGCGTTGCAAGGGAGCTGAGTTTCGTTTCCTGTTTTATCAGGAAAGGCAGCCATGCTGAAGCTACATTGGAAAGTCCCATGCAGGAGGGACCTTGCTCCCCGCCCAGGCTCTGATAGCCCAGTGGGGGCTGATCCTTGCTTTCCAGCAATGAGATTTGGTCACTGAGTTCCCGTTTTTGCATACCAGACTGTGATTTctcaggaggagaagggaaggagggagactgaacctcccttcctccttcacCTATTTCCCCAGGCCAGGGCAGTGCTACTGCAGCTGCTAGCTAGAGCACTGGGCCGGCATTCAGGACACGAGGCTCTGCCTGGGTCTGCTGGGTGACTGTGGGCAAGTGActtcccttccctgtgcctcagtttccccaacagCAACGTGCAGCTGATGACAGTCTTCCCTttggaaagcatgctgagatggaCAGATGAGCATGCGAATGCTCGCTAAGAGCCGGGGATTCCTGTTCTCCTCCTGCAATGCCCCCAAGCCCCGGCTCACACCTGTTAAGCCAAGAGAAGATGGGGAGGACGTTCATTCGCATCGTGGGAACTTTTCCCTGCTTGAAAGCCCAGGCCTCCCTTCTGGAGAGCCCTCGTGCTGGGTGCAGAAGCCTGGGAGACCGGAGACTCAAAGCTGCACGCTGCAAAGGGGGATGGCGTGCGAGGTGCTAGAGCACTCCCAGGGCCCCAGCTAGAAGGGGCCGTGGTAGCATGATGTCCCTACTGCAGTTGCAGTTCCCTAACTGCTTGCATCTGAGCCTAGAAAGCATGAGCGTGTCGTTCCATGACCCTTTGCAAAGCCACAGGCCAGGCATCTAGGGGAACGAtgagccttgctgctgccagtaGGGCAGTGGGATAATGGCCTATGTGTGCGCTCAGGCAGGGGTTATCCCAGGCTAGTTCTGCCCCACACAGGGCTAGTAGCCCGGTAAAGACACCTCACCCGGGTGAGAAGGACAGGGAGGAAGGGCGTCGCGGAAACACCTGGCTCCCAGCTACTCACGTTGCCCTTGGAAATGTAGTTAGAGTCTCGCACAATGTCCCGGGCCAGCCCAAAGTCGCAGATCTTCACCAGCTTCCCCTCGCAGATCAGCACGTTCCTTGCTGCCAGGTCACGGTGCACGCACTGCGGAGCAGGGGACAGAGCCGtcagagagggagcccagggagcagagtggaTTTAGGAGCCAAGTGCTGGCTCGGGGGGTTGGAGTGTGGACCTGGTCGGATTTGAGCCAGGCTTGGCTGCAATCTGCAGGCTCTTCCATGAAAAGGCCTGTTGTCTCCTGAGCGGGCTTCACCATCAGAGGGTAGGGAGTGAGCTCCTGCGGAAGCTGTGGTGGAGACCCAGGGGCTTTTGGCCTCCCCAGGAAAAGCTCTGATACCTCCCTTGCACACGCCGAGCAGCGCTGCATACGTACATTTTTGGAAGCCAGGAACTCCATGCCATTGGCTACTTGGAAGCTGAACCCGATGAGGTCCGTGTAGCTGAGAATGGGGGACTCGTTGATCAAGGTAGCCTGGTCTGTCCTCTCAGGAGCTGGAAGGAACAGAGAAAGGGACAGAAACACAGCAAGCATTGTCAGCAGTCCTCCACGTTGACTCAACCGGGCAGAAAGGAAGTGGTTTTGGGGTTTGTCGGGCCTCCGCAGTTGGAGGGGAGAAGCCAAGGCACCTCGGTGTGGGAGATGCTCCAGCTCAGCCCTAACCATGTTACATCCATGGATGTGACTTTTCGATCACGCTCCAGCCACAGGGGCCGGTGACCCTGGCACAGCCCGTGCATCCTTCCCTGGCCCTGAGCAGCGCCCGCAGGTACCTGACGGGGAGTAGCTGTCCAGCTCGTACGGCGTGCCATAGTTGGAGGCCTCGATGTCAGCGTACTTGATCTCTCCCTTCATATCTGACATGGGCACGTAATCCAGGGAGTCATCCTTGCTCATGTCCATGTAGCCTCCATCGCTCTCGACGGACACGGATGTCTGCCTGCCGAGTGGGGACGGGAACAGGGAAGCAAAGGAGCCCCTCAGTGCAGGCAGGCGGGGAGGAGAGTTGGCctgtccctgccatgctgggaaAGGAGGCTGCATTTATGGAGCTCTATTCCAGTGGTCAGCACTATCAGCTGCCCGCCTACGCTTGCTTGCATCTCAGTCGCGCGTGCACACATCTGTGCACAAAGCAGGCACTGGCACATGCCGGTGACCAGCTGCGTGCCTGAAACAGCGACAGCTGGGAGCAGATGCTGTGCTGACACACGGGCGCCTGGGATTTCTGGCAGAATTGCAGTGTCTGCAGTTGATCTGCACATGCCTAACATCTGACTGGGTTTCCTTCTCCATCACCAGGGATGGTGGAAGCccctggcaggactggggggctcAGTGGGACAGTGTTTGGGAGCACTGGGAATGAATCACGCTCtccactcaggggggctggcaggagtcaaATGCTCCCaaagggctggggaggcagccagcatctcacctgcctgctgcagtgtTGCATCTCTGGTTTCCCCATGCAGCTGTTTGTCCTGGAGGGTGCTCACATCAGAGCAgaaaggcagggcatggggcgggggggattGCATGGAGGTCTGGGTATAGCTTTGTCTGCTTACACCtgcaaattgtgtgtgtgtgcatgtgcaaatgcTAAGCAGGTGCCTAATTAGGTATTTGCATGTGTTGGCATGGTGCACACTGTGGGGGTTGTAGCTACAGGCACCAAAGACCAGGCGCCTCCTTTTGGAAACATGTGGCCGTATTGGTGACCCCGGTGGGCAGAAATCCCAGGCTGTGAGGATGCCACAGCTCAGAGACTCCCCCAAGGTCTGTACTTGAAAACCGAGTCCAGACTGTTGCCTGTTGCTCAGTTTTAATGGTTGTCTCATCTGCCTTGGAAGGGAAGCTGCAAGTGGTTCTCGCAGTGTATGGAGATGCTGCCCCTTCCACTAGCACCTCTGCGCGCTGGGGGGGGAAAGCTGCTTTGCAACTCCTCGCTGCAATGCCTCTCTGCACACGTGCTCCCATGCCTCTGTCAGCAGGGCAGAAATAGGGGTGGCTGTGCTGTGTGAGGCTGGGAAAGAACTGGGATGCACCAGGGCACTGGACCCTTGGGCCCTGAAAATGCACAGCTAGAACTAAGCCAGGGCCTCGAAACGTGCCGGGAACACCTGGCTTCTTCACCTGCAGATCTCCCCAAAGTCACCTGCCTTGAGCCTGGAGAacagagtccctggagctgcacagcCCAGAAAGGACGTGGCTCCATTGCTAGGGCCTGAGATGGCTGTAAGCTCAAAGGGTGTTGCCGAGCGGTCACCTCTGGAGCCGGTCCTCACTGAAGGTGTTTCCGTAGAGCTCAGCCTCCCGCCTGCTCTTCTCGCTGTAGTACTGCAGGAAGGTGTGCTTGTTGCGGTGCAGGTAGTCCACCAGGTCTCCGTAGCGGCAGTACTCTGTGATGATGTAgatggggcctgggggagcaaagTCCATTGAGTCAGGGGGGGCCTGAAGGCAAGAAAATCACTTGCATTGGGTGGGAAACAGGCTTCTTAGCTCAGGGGAACGTTGGTGGGACTGAAAAATGTTCTCCCCCATCTTCCCCTGCCCTGAGCTGAAACACCAAAGATCCTGAGAAGGGGGTTGCATGGCCTAGGAGGGGTTTCcaggtgagggaagggggaggcaggaggtaCCTCCTTTGGTGCAGGCTCCAAGCAGGTTGACGATGTTCAGGTGAGGCCCCAGGTGGCTCATGATCTTCAGCTCCGACATCAGGGCCTGCTTCTCGCTGCTCCTGGCAGTAGCTGTGCAACAGAGGCACCCCCAGGATGAAGTCTGAGGGGTGAGGGCGCGACTCCGAGATGGGCACAGCCCTCGTGGAGACCGCAGGGCAATCAGAGAGTGGGGCAGTGTGAgtctggggcagggagccagggtcCTGCCATGTCAACCTTGGCTCTGACATGGGGCTTGGCTCCCttatggggctgctgccaccgcaGCTTTGCTGCCAGAGGCCCCTAGTGCCAAGCAGCAGGCACCAGAAACCTCCTTTGTCAGCCCAGAAGGGGTTTTACCAGTGCTTCAGTAAAAGGATGTACTATTTCCACCCCCGCCACACCTGACCTACCAATGCTGACAAAATAGCATAGGGGAGATAAGCCACTGCCATGCAACCTAGCCCTTGAGAGGCAGGGCAAGGATGACAGCAATGCATAGATGTCATGCTCTGGCCACACTACCCAGGGGCCAGGGAACTAGATCAGCCATGACcgaccagagccagagctggcatGGCTCGGACCCCactgtgcccagtgctggcaggagggAGACAGCGATTGAACTCGGTGGGAAACTCACACTTGAGCATCTTCACGGCCACCTTCATGGAGGACTGCGAGTGGCTCAGGCCGTGGGCTGTTGCCTCCACCACACGGCCAAAGGCCCCGGACCCGAGCGTGCGCCCTGCAGAAAAACACCAGCGAGAGGCCGTTGGCAACCCCAGGGGCCGTCACACGGGGGAAGGAGGGGCCCGCAAGGCAGCTGCCTGGAAAAGGCATGTTCCCTACCGGACTGACCGGCCTAGCCACAGCCGTCCCTTGGGGAATGACGGCGGCCGTGAGCTATGGTGTTTGTACAAGGGCCGATTTCCGCCCGTCTGGAATGAGCGGGCTGCCAGCCATGGCATGAATAACAGGGAAAACCCAGCATCCCGGTCCAGGAGAGACGCCGGCCTCCCCGCTCTGGCCGCCAGGGGGCAGGCGGCATGGCAGAGGCCTGGGCTGTGCCTGGAGGTAGCGGCCCTGGGGTCTCCCCAGCTTTCTGGACCTAAGCCCCTTGACCCAGCCTCATGCCTCCCCCAGCCGGGGAGAACCAGGCCTCCCAGACTGAGCCCACAGGATGTCCTGGATGTCTACCTGGTGATGCTCAgaccctccagctctccctggaaAACAGCAGAGCTGTTTTACTGCATGCACTAGGTGCATCCTCCTTCAGCCATGCATGATGCAGCCCGTGCAAAGCCACGCAGCTCTCTGCCTTGTGGGCTGGCTGAGCgtctctgctctgccctgcaagCCAGGGCCCCCTTTCTCCTGCTGTCCCAGCCGTGGCTGTTGACATGCCCGGATGAACAGCTGGAGGAGGATATACAGACCCCAGGCAAGTGTGTGTTGCCCCCTCCAGTCCAGCAGGCCCTGGCTGCGGGCATCTGCCCCGCTTCAGAGTGGTTGGAGAATGACTTCACCCTGATCTTTCGTAGCCCCCACACTTGGCCCGtctatgtggggggggggtttccctgCCTCCCCTTACCCAGCACCAGCTTGTCCCTGGGGACCTCCCAGCTGGAGTCATAGGGGAGTTGCAAGGGGTCCACGTAGATGTACTCGTGTCCGTCGGAGCTCACTGACTCGATCACCTTCCACCGGATTTCGTAGCGAGGTTTCTAGAGCGGGGCAAAGGCGGGGACAGAGTTcagggtgaggggggcagggagcgcaGTCTGGAGAGGTGTCGGAGGGACGAGCGAGGAGCTGAGCTGGGATACATTGCTCTCAGGCAATGACCTGCATCCTCTGGGTGCCCCATGGCTGGGgacaccccccaccaccccgtcTGCCCTGTTTCTGCGCCCACGAGAAGCCCAGCTGCTGGGcatcccagccagggagcagagcgtGGGCAGCCCGGctccctgtgccagctccctgGCCCAATGGGAGGGAccgacccctgccccaggctccgCAAGGGGAGGGCTCCCAGCTCGTACCTTCCTCCACAGGATGATGAGGATGATCAGGGAGGTGACGATGAGTGCCAGCAGACCCAGGATGACCCCGGAGATGATGATCACCTTGAAGGACAAGGCTGCAACACCGCCCCATGGACAGCCGTCAGCTCCCTCCAGCCACGGACACCCCCAATGCACCCCTCTGGCCCTCTCCTCACCCCATTACAGTTTCCCTGCCACACACCCCACAGGCCTCATGTCAGCTGGCCCACTTGGGGCTTCTGGTCTGTCCCTTGGCAGCCGTCGTGGTGCCAGGCCTCCTGGGAGAGGGACCGTGTTTCCTGGCTGGCCTTTCTCCCACGGGAAGTGCTAAGAGACATGGCCCTAGGATGGCTCAGCCCAGCACTAGGATGGCTCAGCCCAGGGGTGTCcatcccccctgccaccagcacagaCCCTGCCACGGgtcccagggcaggggtctgcttccctgccccaggggatgTGGGCACAAATGCCAGGGTGGGAGGGAATTACAGGGACTGACGGCCCCTTGGTCACGGGAGAGCTCTGTGGGGGCTTTGGGAGGAGGTCTGACCTCGAGGGTCTATCAGGAAAGGCAGTGGTCACCCTTCAGTCTGAGCTGGCTCTGTTTGGATCCAAGCCCTCGTCTAGGACCCCAAGCGAGGCCCAGCACCTGGATCTATGGGGACGTGGCACCCTCTAGTGCCCGAGTGCAAACAGCCGGGGGATAACGTGGGTCCCGGTGCAAAGTCTGTGGTCAGAGGCATGCATGCAACTGCACCCCCTTCCAGTTCAGCCGGACCTCGGGGGCCCAGCTGCATGCATTGACGGGGGCTGTGCACCCATCGGACAAAGGCAGGAGCTCTGCTGGGGGACGGAAGGACAGGGCTGGTTAATCCCATGGGCATATAGCGGGAGTGAGGCAATCCCTGGTGGTCACCCATGGGTGGCCAAGGGCTGCGCATCAGCAGAGGCTTCTCCCACCTCAATGCAAGGAGGTCGTCCCCTAGGGCTGAGACATCTAGGCCTCAGCAGGCTCCCCCTACCCACCTGGCTGTGCTCTGGACCGCGGTGTGGACATGGCCCAGGGTGGGCGGGGATGGCATGGCGGGACTTACCGTGTGGCACCAGCTTGATGTCGCGGTGGCTGGTGCCCAGCAGGTTCTGCACGGCGcaccggagcagcaggggctcgtCCACCCGGCGCAGCTGCAGTGTGCTGTGGACGTGGTACACCCGCAGCGCCTCGTGGTACGTGGCATTGGTCTGCAGCTGCATCTCCTCAGAGGCATTGCCCAGCTGCTGAATGGGCTGGAGGCTGCATTGTCTGGGGGGAGATGCAGCAGATGGGAGACTGTCTCCTCCACCCGCCATGGCAAGagatgctcctgctgccctgtcagcagagcagccaggcaggccccATTCATTTATCCCCTTGATCCAgcacagatggggtggggggcggggggtcccGTGAAGTCCCACTGGCTCAGGTCATGTCTGTTTGCCTGCTACTTTCCAGCCTGATCCTTTGCAGCCAGAAACCGATGGCTGGGCTGGGATGAATGATGCCATTGTAGCACTGGGAAGAGATCTCTCAAAAGGCCTGTGTCTGGGTCGTGGCCGGCAGCGGGGAGCGCACCCATTGCTCTTGGTCTgacctacagcagtggttttcaacctgtgctcTGCGGACGCTGGGGGGTCCCCAGACTATGTCTAAAAGGtccgtgaaagatgactatgatcaaccaAAAGTATGTAAATACTCACACTTATAGttcaaaggggtctgtacctccactcgaaattttttaggggtccacaaattaaaaaatggttgacaaccactggccTAAAAAAAGTCTGGGTCTTTCAGGGAATTAGAAAACAATCAGGAGAGGGGCAGAACGTGCGAGGGGCATCCCTGCCAGCTCGGCCTGTGGTTGAGGAGGGCAACACTGCACCACGAACGCCTCGGTTCATGTGCACCGGTTTGATGAGACTGCCGCCCGTCCCGCAGACCCACGCAGCGCTCCCTTGCATGTCGGTCTCTCTCCACTGACTGTGTCTTGTAGTATACGTGGGTGGTAGTTGTGTGGATGAGGGGACTGTCTTTTTGTCTGACTATACAGTGAGTAGGAAGCTGGGATCCTGTGCCAGGACTTGGTGCCCTTGACATTTATCATCACCATTACTATGATGATGATTATATGTGGGATGAAAGTCCAGGCCTCGATCTTGCTAACAGCAATCTCCTCCCCTTGGGCGCTAAAGCTGGAGTGCTCCAACTAGTCCAGAAGGCACATCAGCCAGCGAATCCCATCCCCGGTCCTGTACAGCTGGCCTATATGGGAGATGGTGACTACCCTTGGGGGCAGAGGACTGAGGGTCTCCCTAGAAGAAGCCATTCCCAGCTTCCCCCGGGAGGAGGTGCTGCATGCATGATTCTTCATGGAGAATGAAAGCCACAGTGTCCTCTTACCCTTTGTGGTCACTGCAGGTGTACCAGCTGATCTCCGGCTGCGGCATGCCCTCGGCGGCGCACAGCACCTTCTGCTCCCCCTTGATGGTGCTGTTCTCGTGCAGCGCCAGCACCTTGGCTGAGACTGAGtgcagggaaagaggaggggcGACATGGTGTAAGAGGTGCCCCttgtgctgcctggggtggggggtgcgtgCTGGAGACATGAATGCTGGAGCTGATCAAGGGGCTTGGGCTGGCTGGGGACCTAACCAcagtgcctcccaccccagccattTGCAAGGCTCCTGGTTGCTGTGTGATGAGCAGCATAAGTGCCAGCTCTCCGATTCTTCCATTGCGGGCAGTGCCAGTGGGGATCTTCTTCTGGCATCTCCTGTCAGCTGAAGGGCTAGAGGGGGGACTGGGGTTGAAGGGACAAACCTGGACTGATGTCAAGGAGTTTGCCCCCTCTGGACCCCGTgggcctgctccagctccagccttctGGGGGTCTGCcacgtgtgtgcatatgcatgtgcacatatgcatgcgCGCATGGATGCACATGGGtgtacacatgtgtgcatgtatatacgtgtgcatgcatgcacaggggtGTAcaggtatgtgcatgcatgtgtacacatgtgtgtgcatagaTGTACGAGTGTACATGGGAGTGTGCatctatgtgcatgcatgtgtggatgcgcacACGTGTACATGGGGGTGTGCATGCCACCTCCTCACCGTTGACCTGCAGGAAGAAGCTCAGGTGCTGCGTGTCGTCGTCGTTGGACGCCCGGATGGTGTAGTTGCCCCCCTCTTTCGGTTCCACCCGCACCAGGTTCAGATTTGTCTCGTACCTGGAGGGAGAAGAATCCCGCGGCCGTGAAGAGCCACCCGGCGGCCCAGGAGATGCCgtggggcaagaggcagccacacagcagggccctggggctggcaccaaGACAGCAGGGCTAACAACCGAGCTGGGACGGCCCAGGAAGGCAAGCCGAGCCCGCGGCTGGCTCTGAGACCCCCTTTCCCGCTGCGGAGGGGCGCCGCTCTCCATGCTCCCGCCTCACCTGGTTTCCGACAGCTTCCGGGTGGTGATGGAGAAgtcgctgctgctgctcaccgTCAGGGGCTGGTTGTTCTTGAGCCACTGGATGGTGGGTGGGGGGTAGGCCTCAAGCTGCACCCGGATGGTGGGGCTCTTGTGCACCTCGGCAAACACCATGGTGCGCCATTCGGAGAGGAACTTCACGAACCCGCGCTCTGctcggggcagggaggagcagggaggtcagcgcggggcagggctggtgcctgcCCCTAAAAcagtgcaaggagctgggggtgggaaatctGCACCCCCCAGGAGCCTGAGAGATGACCCCGACGCACCGACCACACTGACAGTGATGTCCTTCATGTCCATGTTCTGCTGGAAGCCCTCCGAGACGTTGCAGATGTAGGAGCCCGCATCCTCCAGCTCCGCGTTCTGGACGATGAGGATGGAGCGGATCTCATGGCTGGACCCGGGCAGGAAGTCCGTCACCAGCTTCACCACCTTGCCCGTCtgcacagggaagggaggaaaccCTCACGGTGAAACAGGGCCAACAGGCCGGGTGCGTCTTGCAAGCCCCAGGTAGGCccgggggaagagggggagccgCCCGCACGATCCCTGCCCAGCACTCACCTCCAGGCCGGGGTACACCCAGTTAAAGTTGAGTATCTCGTTGCCGCTGACGGTGCACATGACGGTGATGTTCTCTCCTCGCCGCACCAGGGTCTGCACCGCGCTGATGGAGATGTTAACGCTCGAAGAAGCTGGAACGAAAGGAGCGGGGGTGAGACGGCAGGGAGGACCCCGCGCTCCACAGGGCAGGAcaaccctgccaggagcagctctgcagagagggGACAGCTGGTGCTTTGGCAGTGCTGGTATCTGCTCATTGCTG encodes the following:
- the PDGFRB gene encoding platelet-derived growth factor receptor beta, yielding MPPPAPRGPFLLLLLLAGLPAVTPGSSQLHISPSDPEIILSLYGSSSLTCSGEAEVVWERDRQPLAASLEQRDGVFHSTVTLHNLTGLDTGEYVCTYNHSLGWKQAERKAIYVYVPDPSLVFLPSDSAESFIFTTGYTEATIPCRVTDPAFHVTLYEKKDDTPIPATYNRQQGFKGFFEDKTYICKATLDDREVDSDNYYIYSIQSSSSVNISISAVQTLVRRGENITVMCTVSGNEILNFNWVYPGLETGKVVKLVTDFLPGSSHEIRSILIVQNAELEDAGSYICNVSEGFQQNMDMKDITVSVVERGFVKFLSEWRTMVFAEVHKSPTIRVQLEAYPPPTIQWLKNNQPLTVSSSSDFSITTRKLSETRYETNLNLVRVEPKEGGNYTIRASNDDDTQHLSFFLQVNVSAKVLALHENSTIKGEQKVLCAAEGMPQPEISWYTCSDHKGQCSLQPIQQLGNASEEMQLQTNATYHEALRVYHVHSTLQLRRVDEPLLLRCAVQNLLGTSHRDIKLVPHALSFKVIIISGVILGLLALIVTSLIILIILWRKKPRYEIRWKVIESVSSDGHEYIYVDPLQLPYDSSWEVPRDKLVLGRTLGSGAFGRVVEATAHGLSHSQSSMKVAVKMLKSTARSSEKQALMSELKIMSHLGPHLNIVNLLGACTKGGPIYIITEYCRYGDLVDYLHRNKHTFLQYYSEKSRREAELYGNTFSEDRLQRQTSVSVESDGGYMDMSKDDSLDYVPMSDMKGEIKYADIEASNYGTPYELDSYSPSAPERTDQATLINESPILSYTDLIGFSFQVANGMEFLASKNCVHRDLAARNVLICEGKLVKICDFGLARDIVRDSNYISKGNTFLPLKWMAPESIFNNLYTTLSDVWSFGILLWEIFTLGGTPYPELPMNEQFYNAIKRGYRMSKPTHASDEIYDIMQKCWEEKFEIRPSFSQLVVLMGNLLMDGYKKRYQQVDEEFLRSDHPAVVRTQPRIAGVNGAQHSSSASSILYTAVQQNGGDNDYIIPLPDPKPDGADEIPQEASVSRASSTLNEANTSSTISCDSPLIPAQDEEPEPELEPEPELKPGCQELSPGHHDTEESFL